A window of Mucilaginibacter robiniae genomic DNA:
ATTTAGAATAATGACTTACAATGTGCATAATTTTAAACTTTATGGTGCCAACAACAATGACGCTACTACCCGGCACGAGATACTAGAGCTTATTAAAGAACAGCACCCAGACATTATTGGCTTCCAAGAGTATTACACTCACCATCGCGGCCGTTACAATATGACTGATTCACTGAAAAGTATTATGCATTCATCGTACTACTACTTTGAACCATTTAGCTTTAACCGACCCACAGATGCTATGGGGTTGGCTATATTTTCCAAATACCCTATTATCAACCAAGGGAGCATCCATCTATCAGACGATAAAGGCAGCGAAAACCAATGTTTGTTCGTAGATTTAAAAAAGAACAAACAAATTATCCGTATCTATAGCATCCACCTGCAATCCATCAGGCTCGATCCTGTAGATTATGAGTACTTGAACAAAGTATCTAAGCAGGGAAAAACCAGTGTAAATTCGTCTAAACGCATTGGCAGCAAACTTAAAGCAGCTTTTATACAACGTAGCGAGCAGGTTTTTAAGATAAAATCTCATGCAGCACAATGCCCATATCCGTATATTTTTTCGGGCGATTTTAATGATACGCCAACTTCATTTGCAGTTAACCAAATGGCTAAAAACATGAAGAACGCCTTTCGAGAAAAAGGCACAGGATTAGGGCGTACCTACAACGGTAGCTTCCCGAACTACCAAATTGATTATATCATGACCAGTCCGCAACTAGACGTAGCCAGCTATTGGGTGATCCCCAAAAAGTTATCTGACCACTACCCAGTATGTAGTGATATTGTTATCAGATAAATACCTGATAGCCTCAATATTGTACAGCAAGATGTACTACAGCCTGGTTAAAATACCTCAGTCAGAACTTAAAAAATTGTAAGTTTGCGCCCATGAAACAAAATATATTTGTTTACAATACTCTAACCCGCAGCAAGGAAGAATTTGTGCCATTAGATGCTCCTTACATTGGCATGTATGTGTGCGGCCCAACCGTTTACAGTGATGCGCACCTAGGTAATGCCCGAACCTATATATCATTTGATTTGATGTTTCGTTACTTTACACATCTGGGTTACAAGGTACGTTACGTACGTAATATTACTGATGCTGGTCACTTGGAAGGGGATACAGATGAAGGGGAAGATAAAATATCCAAAAAGGCTAAGTTATCTAAACTGGAGCCTATGGAAATTGTGCAAACCTACACTACCGGCTTTCATGATGTAATGCGAGCTTTTAATGTATTACCCCCTAGTATTGAACCTACAGCTACCGGGCATATTATTGAGCAAATTGAACTGGTAAAAGCTATATTGGCACAAGGTTATGCTTATGAGGTGGATGGTTCAGTTTATTTTGATGTAGAGAAGTACAACCAATCTCGAGATTATGGCGTACTAAGTGGCCGCCATTTAGAAGATTTACTAAATAACACCCGTACACTGGGCGGACAGGAAGAAAAAAAAGGTAAGCTGGACTTTGCCTTATGGATAAAAGCCAAGCCCGAACACCTGATGAAGTGGCCTTCACCTTGGGGATTAGGGTTTCCAGGCTGGCACCTAGAGTGCTCGGCTATGAGTCAGAAGTACTTGGGTGAACAATTTGATATTCATGGCGGCGGCATTGATTTGATTCCTACCCATCACACAAATGAGATTGCGCAGCATGTGGCTTGCTGCGGTAAAAATCCGGCTTGCTATTGGGTACATACCAATATGCTAACAGTAAACGGGCAGAAAATGTCAAAATCTTTAGGTAACAGCTTTTTACCGCATGAGTTATTTAGTGGTCAAAACAGCATCCTAAATAAAGGATATAGCCCCATGACGGTGCGCTTTTTCATGTTACAGGCTCATTATCGTAGCACGCTTGATTTTAGCAACGATGCTATGGAAGCATCTGAGAAAGGTTTCAAACGTTTGATGAATGCCTTTAATTTGCTGGATGATTTAAAGCCATCACCCCAAACTGACATAGAAATACAACCCCTGCTTACCCGCTGCTATGAAGCCTTGAATGATGACTTTAACAGCCCTATATTGATTGCTGAATTATTTGAAGCCTCACGTATCATCAACTCGGTGCATGACAACAAGCTTAAAATAGATGAACAGAATTTAGACCTTCTCCGCAAACTAATGCATGACTTTGTTACAGATATTTTAGGCTTAAAAGACGAACATGCCAACAGTAATGAACTACCTGAAGTTCTTGACTTTATTGTTAACCTACGTAGTGAAGCTAAAACTAACCGCGATTATGCCACTTCAGATAAAATAAGAGAAGGACTGCAAAAAATAGGTTTTCAGTTGAAAGACAGTAAAGAAGGTACACTTTGGAACAAAATGTAATATTTACTGCAAGTGTAACCTGGGATATAAACTAATAAAACTAGAACAAGTAAATTCAATTTATTTAAACCACTACTCATAACAACAAAAAACTCTTACTATCAACTAATTACATTTACTACTAAGTAAAAGTATAATAATTATGATATTTTTAAGTTAGTTTGAATGATATGGTTAATAGCTTTTGAGGAATAGCTGTTAACATTGTTGTTTATTTTCAATCCACATATGAATACATACAAAACCTTATCATCTTTAGTGATTGCAAGTTGCTTCACGCTATCTGCGTTAGCACAAACTACTACGGCAACTACACAAACCGTTATTAAAGCAGAAGAAGATTTTAACAAACTGGTTTCTCGTAAAGGCATTAAAGATGCATTTTTAACTGTGGCCGATCCGGAAGGCATTGTTTTTAAACCTGAGGCTGTCAATATTACTGATTTTTATAGTAAAATAGATAAGCAGCCCGGCACTTTAACCTGGCATACTAAATTTGCCCGTACATCAGCCAGCGGCGACTTGGCAGTAACTGCCGGCCCTTACGTTTACCAAAACGGCAAAACTGATGAAGATAAAGTATTTGGCGATTGTGTATCAGTTTGGCGTATGAGCACCGACAACAAGCTAAAGCTGCTAATTAACCTAGGCATTCAGCACCCGGAAAATGAAAAAGAGGAGTTAACAGACATCAAAGAACCCCAACCAGTTCATGCTGCTCCATCAAAAGATCCGTTTAATGGGAAAAATGTTATTATGAATACGGATAAGCTGTTTAATACTACGTTGCAAAAATCAACGCTGGCAGCTTACAAAATATTTTTTGAACCTGAGGCCCATTACCTATTCCCAGGCTTTAACCCAATGGTAGGACAAGACCAAACTCTACACTTTTTAGAAAGTCAGGCTGTTACCATTAGCGCACAAACGGTTAATGCCGGCCGTTCTTCAAGTGGTGATTTAGCTTACAGTTATGGGCGGGCCCGTATCAAAAAAGGTGCTATTGTAAGCAATTACAATTACGTTCGTATCTGGGAGATTGATGCCAAGCACCAATGGAATGTACTGCTCGAAGTATTTTCGGCTATTGAAGCTGAGTAAAAAAGAAAGCCCCGGTTATTAAATAACCGGGGCTTTCTTTTTTATAATATTAGCAGCTATTTAAAATAGCTGCTCAATAATCTGATCGGTAGATAAACCTTCGGCTTCAGCATGGTAGCTACGTACAATACGGTGCCTTAAAATAGGCTTAGCTACTGCCTGAACATCTTCTATATCTGGCGAGTACTTTCCACTGATTACCGCATGGCATTTAGCACCCAATATCAGGAACTGCGAAGCTCGTGGTCCTGCTCCCCAGTTTAATAATCTTTTTACCTGCGGCGTAGCCATTTCTCCTTGCGGACGGGTTTTAGCCACCAATCTTACGGCATACTCCAGCACATGATCGGTCACCGGTATATTGCGAACCAAGTGCTGAAAATAAACAATTTGTTCAGCTCCAATAATCTTATTTACCTGCGGTTTGATGGTACTAGTGGTATTTTTAACTACCTGCAATTCCTCCGCAAACGATGGGTAGTTTAAAGCCACATTAAACATAAAACGATCAAGCTGCGCTTCAGGTAATGGATAAGTTCCTTCCTGCTCTATTGGGTTTTGTGTAGCTAATACAAAAAAGGGTTGTTCCAGTTTATGAGTTACACCAGCGGCTGTAACAGCTTTTTCCTGCATAGCCTCCAGCAAGGCAGCCTGTGTTTTAGGTGGCGTACGGTTAATCTCATCTGCCAAAATGATATTGGCAAAAATAGGCCCACGTATAAATTTAAAGTTTCGATCTTCGCCCAATATTTCAGCACCTATAATATCTGAAGGCATTAAATCGGGCGTAAACTGTACCCGGTTAAAATGCAGGTCTAGCACTTGTGCAACAGTTTGTACCAACAGGGTTTTAGCCAAGCCAGGAACACCAACCAGCAGGCAGTGTCCGTTACTGAATACTGAGATAAGAACGGATTTCACCACCTCATCCTGACCTACAATAACTTTACCTATTTCGGCTCTGATACGCTGGTATGCTTGCCGTAAAGCATCGGCTGCTTCAACTTCTGATGGATACGTTATCATTTATTATTTCTCGTCAGACTTGGTGGCTGTTACCTGCGCTGCTACTGAGGTACTGTTCCAACCTTTTAATTGCGGGCAAGATTGAAACTCAGGATCGATGCGAATAAAGTTATCCTTTCTTTTCTTCTCGAACCATTCGCTTACCGTACGGTTCACTTTATCACTCTGTGCTAAATCCTTAATACGAGGAAAATCCTGCGCTAAGTTGGCTTTGTGAGCATTAGTTACTGAACGCAAATAGAAAATACGATAGGTTGATTTACCATCCTGTCCAGTAATCAATTGTGGTTTTGACACTTCACCTACTTTCATGGTATCTACTACCAGAGCCACTTGCGGATCTAATTTATCAGTAGGGATAATGGTTGAACGAGATTGCACATCCTCGTAGTTCATCATCATACCACCATTATATTTGGTTTCTTTATCGTCAGAATAGAAAGAAGCGGCTGACGCAAAATCAATATTTTTATTGAGTGTAACCAGGTTGTAAATACTATCAGCTTTTGATTTTGCACGTTCAATACTGGCTGGGGTAGTAGTCGGCATAATCAGGATATGGCGAGTATTTACTTGCTCACCGCGACGCTCGATAACTTGCAAAAAGTGAAAACCAAAATCGGTTTCAAACACTGGCGATAGCTCACCTGCTTTCAGCTTAAAAGCCATTGCAGCATATTCAGTAGCCAAACCGCTGCTCCGGTCTTGAAAACCAAGTTCACCACCGCTAGGTGCTGTACCAGGGTCTTGCGAATACAAACGAGCCAATGTACCAAAATCTTCTCCATTCTTAATACGAGTACGCAAATCTTCGGCTTTTTGCTTGTAGTAAGCTTTTTCTTCTTTATTAAGTTTTGGTTGAAACATTATCTGGGCAACTTCTACCTCTTTGTTGTAAGAAGGCAAGCTATCCTTAGGTATCTTGTTAAAAAAGCGCTCTACTTCTTGCGGAGTAACACTTACCTTTTCAGTAATTTTACCCTGCATTTTGTTAGCTACCAATTGCTCTTTAATATCAGGACGTATTTCATCTTTATACTGAACTACCGAGCGACCTAAAAACTGCTCCAAACGCTCCTGACTACCGGCATTACGTATCATGGCACGCATACGGCGGTCAACCTCCGCGTCCACGTCATCTTCATTCACCGTAACACTATCAATAACGGCTTGCTGTGCCAATAATTTCTGAACAATCAGGCGCTGTAATATAGTACACTTAGCAGCAGGATCGGGCTGCATACCAGATGATAGATACTGGGCGTATGTAGATTCAATATCTGATTGTAAAACAATGCTGCCACCTACCACGCCGGCTACTTTATCTAACGTTTGTTTTTGCGCGCTGGCAGTAAGAGCAATCAGTATAAAACTAAAAAATAAATATGTAATTTTTCTCATGTACAGTATGGATGTGCTTATTGTTTATCAGGAGGATACACCTTGGTTAATAAACTCCCGAATGTCGGAAAAATTATGAATTTGAGCAGCATAATTGTGTCATTAAATGCTGTTTACCTTTTCAGCTGCGAATATCCGGATAAAGCTTCAAGCACTTTAATTATTTTTGTTAAAATTTGTTAAAGTGATGAGTGAGCCTACCCCAGCCAATTTGCGCTACCTGCTATCTGATGATTTATATTTACTGCCCGATGATGCTGCTTATTACCGTGAGCCTCGTCAGCCTATGGAAACTAATGTTCTGGAACCAGTACCTGTAATAAGTTTCAAGCATTTGGGTAATAACGAAAAAAGCTTCCTGATCCTGAGCTATTATCCTGATCAAGAGTTTATGACACCTACCCATTTAACTGCATTGGAAAGTACATTAAAACGTAAAGAAATGAGTATGGATAATGTAGCGCTACTTAACTTGGCTACATACCCGGATACGGATTGGGCAACCTTGGTAAATTACTTTACACCAGAAAAAGTACTACTGCTTGGCCTGTTTGCCCTACCAGCTAACGCCCCAGCCTTACAACAACACAACTTACAACAACACCATACCCAAC
This region includes:
- a CDS encoding peptidylprolyl isomerase is translated as MRKITYLFFSFILIALTASAQKQTLDKVAGVVGGSIVLQSDIESTYAQYLSSGMQPDPAAKCTILQRLIVQKLLAQQAVIDSVTVNEDDVDAEVDRRMRAMIRNAGSQERLEQFLGRSVVQYKDEIRPDIKEQLVANKMQGKITEKVSVTPQEVERFFNKIPKDSLPSYNKEVEVAQIMFQPKLNKEEKAYYKQKAEDLRTRIKNGEDFGTLARLYSQDPGTAPSGGELGFQDRSSGLATEYAAMAFKLKAGELSPVFETDFGFHFLQVIERRGEQVNTRHILIMPTTTPASIERAKSKADSIYNLVTLNKNIDFASAASFYSDDKETKYNGGMMMNYEDVQSRSTIIPTDKLDPQVALVVDTMKVGEVSKPQLITGQDGKSTYRIFYLRSVTNAHKANLAQDFPRIKDLAQSDKVNRTVSEWFEKKRKDNFIRIDPEFQSCPQLKGWNSTSVAAQVTATKSDEK
- the cysS gene encoding cysteine--tRNA ligase, translated to MKQNIFVYNTLTRSKEEFVPLDAPYIGMYVCGPTVYSDAHLGNARTYISFDLMFRYFTHLGYKVRYVRNITDAGHLEGDTDEGEDKISKKAKLSKLEPMEIVQTYTTGFHDVMRAFNVLPPSIEPTATGHIIEQIELVKAILAQGYAYEVDGSVYFDVEKYNQSRDYGVLSGRHLEDLLNNTRTLGGQEEKKGKLDFALWIKAKPEHLMKWPSPWGLGFPGWHLECSAMSQKYLGEQFDIHGGGIDLIPTHHTNEIAQHVACCGKNPACYWVHTNMLTVNGQKMSKSLGNSFLPHELFSGQNSILNKGYSPMTVRFFMLQAHYRSTLDFSNDAMEASEKGFKRLMNAFNLLDDLKPSPQTDIEIQPLLTRCYEALNDDFNSPILIAELFEASRIINSVHDNKLKIDEQNLDLLRKLMHDFVTDILGLKDEHANSNELPEVLDFIVNLRSEAKTNRDYATSDKIREGLQKIGFQLKDSKEGTLWNKM
- a CDS encoding AAA family ATPase, whose translation is MITYPSEVEAADALRQAYQRIRAEIGKVIVGQDEVVKSVLISVFSNGHCLLVGVPGLAKTLLVQTVAQVLDLHFNRVQFTPDLMPSDIIGAEILGEDRNFKFIRGPIFANIILADEINRTPPKTQAALLEAMQEKAVTAAGVTHKLEQPFFVLATQNPIEQEGTYPLPEAQLDRFMFNVALNYPSFAEELQVVKNTTSTIKPQVNKIIGAEQIVYFQHLVRNIPVTDHVLEYAVRLVAKTRPQGEMATPQVKRLLNWGAGPRASQFLILGAKCHAVISGKYSPDIEDVQAVAKPILRHRIVRSYHAEAEGLSTDQIIEQLF
- a CDS encoding endonuclease/exonuclease/phosphatase family protein, yielding MKIKPSNSNKKKLGIFNRLVLGLSIFLSLALLISYLAPVTDPRRYWVIAFFGLAYPYLLLVNLVVLLYWLLLRNRYLLLPAITIIIGWPVLRNNIGFHFIPQVAASAYTPQQQFRIMTYNVHNFKLYGANNNDATTRHEILELIKEQHPDIIGFQEYYTHHRGRYNMTDSLKSIMHSSYYYFEPFSFNRPTDAMGLAIFSKYPIINQGSIHLSDDKGSENQCLFVDLKKNKQIIRIYSIHLQSIRLDPVDYEYLNKVSKQGKTSVNSSKRIGSKLKAAFIQRSEQVFKIKSHAAQCPYPYIFSGDFNDTPTSFAVNQMAKNMKNAFREKGTGLGRTYNGSFPNYQIDYIMTSPQLDVASYWVIPKKLSDHYPVCSDIVIR